A DNA window from Natronogracilivirga saccharolytica contains the following coding sequences:
- a CDS encoding cupin domain-containing protein, producing the protein MQSDDGSRSNEMEKATAFIIVEIIEYVPGSVVIKTILKKRTGNVSAVSVDSDGELEEKASPFDIFIQIIEGRTEIFIEDDVLHLETGQSVIIPAHSRNSFKAGHRFKMISTVIKSGYEEVS; encoded by the coding sequence ATGCAATCAGATGACGGATCCAGGTCTAATGAGATGGAAAAGGCCACGGCTTTTATCATCGTTGAGATCATCGAATATGTTCCCGGTTCGGTAGTGATCAAAACCATCCTTAAGAAAAGAACAGGAAATGTCAGCGCCGTTTCGGTGGATTCCGACGGAGAACTGGAAGAAAAGGCATCCCCTTTTGATATTTTCATACAGATAATAGAAGGCCGCACGGAAATATTCATCGAGGATGATGTATTACATCTTGAAACCGGCCAGTCCGTTATCATACCGGCGCATTCCCGCAACTCTTTCAAGGCCGGCCACCGGTTTAAAATGATATCCACGGTAATAAAAAGCGGATATGAAGAAGTAAGCTGA
- a CDS encoding fatty acid desaturase family protein, with the protein MQKRQRVTFVGKDRNIFFKTLKQRVDRHFRDQGKTMHANAAMVLKSVIMLALYIVPFCVIILMQPPLWLSLLLWFVMGVGMAGIGMAIMHDANHGAYSSRPAVNKILGFSLNLVGGSRHNWHLQHNILHHTYTNITHLDDDIESKLILRYSPHTRVRWYHKLQPFYAFIFYGILTLYWVTLKDFVQFVRYTMDGVNPNSFGRNTVLLSGIISLKIVYFFVFIGLPVLAGIAVSHVVAGFLLMHFVAGIILTTVFQLAHSVDETEFPLPDEEGKIQNAWAIHQMETTVNFARYNKLLSWYLGGLNFQVEHHLFPKICHVHYPEVAEIARKTAREFDVTYNEHQTLGAALKSHIHFMIRIGKLPDLNDGIG; encoded by the coding sequence ATGCAGAAACGACAAAGAGTTACATTCGTTGGTAAAGACAGGAATATCTTTTTTAAAACCCTGAAACAGAGAGTGGACCGGCATTTCCGGGATCAGGGCAAAACCATGCACGCCAATGCTGCCATGGTTCTTAAGTCCGTAATCATGCTGGCGTTGTATATAGTACCGTTTTGCGTGATCATTCTGATGCAACCGCCGCTGTGGTTGTCGCTTCTGCTGTGGTTTGTGATGGGCGTCGGAATGGCCGGTATCGGCATGGCCATCATGCACGATGCCAACCATGGAGCTTATTCTTCACGTCCGGCCGTGAACAAAATACTCGGGTTTTCACTGAACCTGGTTGGAGGCTCCCGGCACAACTGGCACTTGCAGCACAATATCCTGCATCACACCTACACCAATATTACCCATCTGGATGACGATATTGAGAGCAAGCTGATTCTTCGCTATTCCCCGCATACCAGGGTCAGGTGGTACCACAAACTGCAGCCGTTCTACGCTTTTATTTTTTACGGCATTCTCACCCTCTACTGGGTTACTCTCAAAGATTTCGTGCAATTTGTCCGGTATACCATGGACGGTGTGAACCCGAATTCGTTTGGGCGCAATACGGTTTTATTGTCCGGTATCATCTCCCTGAAAATTGTTTATTTTTTCGTGTTTATCGGGTTGCCGGTTCTTGCCGGTATTGCTGTTTCCCATGTGGTCGCCGGATTTCTGTTGATGCATTTTGTCGCAGGAATTATTCTGACCACCGTATTTCAGCTGGCTCATTCCGTGGATGAAACCGAGTTTCCCCTGCCGGACGAGGAAGGAAAAATTCAAAACGCCTGGGCCATTCATCAAATGGAGACCACCGTCAATTTCGCGCGTTACAACAAGTTGTTGTCCTGGTATCTGGGTGGTTTGAACTTTCAGGTGGAGCATCACCTGTTTCCGAAAATTTGTCATGTGCACTATCCGGAAGTTGCCGAAATTGCGCGGAAAACCGCACGGGAATTTGATGTCACGTACAACGAACATCAAACCCTTGGTGCTGCCCTGAAATCGCATATCCATTTTATGATCCGGATCGGGAAGCTGCCGGATTTAAATGATGGTATCGGTTGA